A stretch of Myroides oncorhynchi DNA encodes these proteins:
- a CDS encoding ABC transporter ATP-binding protein: protein MLLLKNISFSYLEEKIVINNLSLEIEKGKHVALLGESGCGKSTLLKLIYGLQDLNQGEIYWNAKQVLGPAFHLVPGIDEMRYLAQDFDLMPFTSVKENIGKYLSNFFMEEKEHRIAELLALVDLTEYADVKVKHLSGGQQQRVAIARVLALEPEILLLDEPFSHIDYSRRSLLRRNLFAYLKEKGITCIVATHDSIDALSFADETIVLKGGELVDMGETKDVYEFPLNKYVASLFGEVNELYISDFTTSFEEDELLLIYPHQLMLSKQKGQIEVEVLDSYFKGDGYMVKTFFNEDRVVFFDHPFDIAKGSIIKLALKKFQ, encoded by the coding sequence ATGCTTTTACTTAAGAATATATCATTTAGTTACTTAGAAGAAAAAATAGTTATTAATAATCTTAGTTTAGAGATTGAGAAAGGAAAACATGTCGCTTTGTTAGGCGAAAGTGGGTGTGGAAAGAGTACTTTGTTAAAATTGATTTACGGTTTACAAGATTTAAATCAAGGAGAAATTTATTGGAACGCAAAACAAGTTTTAGGACCTGCTTTTCATTTGGTTCCAGGAATAGATGAGATGAGATATCTTGCACAAGATTTTGATTTAATGCCATTTACTTCTGTAAAAGAGAATATAGGGAAATACCTTTCTAATTTCTTTATGGAAGAAAAAGAACATAGAATAGCAGAATTACTAGCATTAGTTGATTTGACCGAATATGCTGATGTAAAAGTAAAACACTTGAGTGGTGGACAACAACAACGTGTTGCTATTGCTCGTGTACTGGCTTTAGAGCCCGAGATTCTATTGTTAGATGAACCATTTAGTCATATTGACTATTCAAGAAGAAGTCTGTTAAGACGCAATCTATTTGCTTATTTAAAAGAAAAAGGAATTACGTGTATAGTAGCTACCCATGATAGCATAGATGCTTTGAGTTTTGCTGATGAAACGATTGTGTTAAAGGGTGGTGAGTTAGTTGATATGGGAGAGACGAAGGATGTATATGAATTTCCATTGAATAAGTATGTTGCATCTTTATTTGGGGAAGTAAATGAATTATATATTTCTGACTTTACGACTTCTTTTGAAGAAGATGAATTATTGTTAATCTATCCTCACCAATTAATGCTCTCAAAACAAAAAGGTCAAATAGAGGTAGAGGTACTTGATTCTTATTTTAAAGGTGATGGTTATATGGTTAAGACTTTCTTTAATGAAGATAGAGTTGTATTCTTTGATCATCCATTTGATATAGCGAAAGGAAGTATTATTAAATTAGCACTGAAGAAATTTCAATAA
- the trxB gene encoding thioredoxin-disulfide reductase — MSTIERVKCLIIGSGPAGYTAAIYAARANMAPVMYQGMQPGGQLTTTNEVENFPGYPEGVTGPEMMMQLQAQAQRFGTDIRDGWVTKAELTGEVKKVWVNETTEVHADTVIISTGATAKYLGLPSEQHYLSLGGGVSACAVCDGFFYRNQEVVIVGAGDSACEEAHYLSKLCKKVTMLVRTDKFRSSRIMEERVRNTENIDILLNTSTDEVLGDGNVVTGIRVKNNVTGELSELPATGFFVAIGHKPNTDIFKGELEMDETGYLLTQGKTSKTNVAGVFACGDVQDKDYRQAITAAGSGCIAALDAERYLAAK; from the coding sequence ATGTCAACTATAGAGAGAGTAAAGTGCCTAATTATCGGATCAGGACCTGCTGGATATACGGCAGCTATTTATGCTGCACGTGCTAATATGGCACCTGTAATGTACCAAGGAATGCAACCTGGAGGACAATTAACTACTACTAATGAAGTAGAGAACTTTCCAGGATATCCAGAAGGAGTAACGGGACCTGAAATGATGATGCAATTACAAGCGCAGGCTCAACGATTCGGTACTGATATTCGCGATGGATGGGTAACTAAGGCAGAATTAACAGGAGAAGTGAAAAAAGTATGGGTGAATGAAACTACAGAAGTACATGCAGATACTGTTATTATTTCGACAGGAGCTACTGCTAAGTATTTAGGACTGCCATCAGAACAACATTATTTATCTTTAGGAGGTGGAGTATCTGCATGTGCGGTATGTGATGGATTCTTTTATAGAAACCAAGAAGTGGTTATCGTTGGGGCAGGAGATTCGGCATGTGAGGAAGCACATTACTTATCTAAGCTATGTAAGAAAGTAACGATGTTAGTGCGTACAGATAAATTCCGTTCTTCTCGTATTATGGAAGAGCGTGTACGCAATACAGAAAATATAGATATTCTTCTAAATACATCTACAGATGAGGTATTAGGTGATGGTAATGTAGTGACAGGTATTCGAGTGAAAAATAATGTTACTGGAGAACTTTCAGAATTGCCAGCTACTGGGTTTTTTGTAGCCATTGGACATAAACCTAATACTGATATCTTTAAAGGAGAGTTAGAGATGGATGAAACAGGTTATTTATTAACACAAGGGAAAACAAGTAAAACCAATGTAGCAGGAGTATTTGCATGTGGGGATGTTCAGGATAAAGATTACAGACAAGCTATTACTGCTGCGGGGTCAGGATGTATAGCAGCATTAGATGCAGAGCGTTATTTAGCAGCTAAGTAA
- a CDS encoding endonuclease I family protein — MIKRLSIALCLSLVAIACSKDDSSISDNGGPIDPKPPIVIPPIVNDSIIPNPKTFHIPSEYSDYYKDIDWSKSGMELKKELAQLVTRTHHAIPYTPGIWEAIRYTDEDPDNPNNVLLIYGWPDNDSKNSTIYQRSIDKNLQYDTEANRHKRWEREHVFAKSLAVIKNTEQIALIANTKHSYIGTTIPEIAGTDAHNLRSINGSWNSTRGNKKFADGKGNAGSLGAYNWYPGDEWVGDVARMMLYMHIRYENNNDPKFYSYTNASKVGVPNNTRAPLTDSMIDLFLKWNAEDPVSEIERRRNDYHGNPQNPKFRYSQGNRNPFIDNPSLANVIWRMPIHLAENTWK; from the coding sequence ATGATAAAAAGACTAAGTATAGCGCTATGTCTTTCTTTAGTTGCAATAGCGTGCTCAAAAGATGATTCTTCTATAAGTGACAATGGCGGACCAATAGATCCAAAGCCTCCTATAGTTATTCCTCCTATCGTAAATGACTCTATTATACCTAATCCTAAAACATTTCACATCCCTAGTGAATACAGTGATTATTATAAAGATATAGACTGGTCTAAAAGTGGAATGGAACTAAAAAAAGAACTTGCCCAACTAGTAACTCGGACACATCACGCAATACCTTATACTCCTGGTATTTGGGAAGCAATAAGATATACTGATGAAGATCCAGATAACCCAAACAATGTATTACTTATATATGGGTGGCCTGACAATGACAGTAAAAACTCTACTATTTATCAACGCTCTATAGATAAAAATCTACAGTATGATACAGAAGCGAATAGACATAAACGATGGGAGCGAGAGCATGTATTTGCTAAATCATTAGCTGTCATTAAAAACACTGAGCAAATAGCCTTAATAGCAAATACAAAACACAGCTATATAGGAACTACAATACCTGAAATAGCAGGAACTGATGCTCATAATCTTCGATCTATTAATGGTTCTTGGAATTCGACAAGAGGTAATAAAAAATTTGCAGATGGAAAAGGAAATGCAGGCTCTTTAGGAGCTTATAATTGGTACCCTGGAGATGAATGGGTAGGAGATGTGGCACGTATGATGTTATATATGCATATTCGATATGAGAATAATAATGACCCTAAATTTTATAGCTATACAAATGCAAGTAAAGTAGGTGTACCTAATAACACAAGAGCTCCTCTTACTGACAGTATGATTGATTTATTCTTAAAATGGAATGCAGAAGATCCTGTTTCTGAAATAGAAAGAAGGCGCAATGATTATCATGGTAATCCACAAAATCCAAAATTTAGATATTCTCAAGGAAATAGAAATCCTTTCATAGACAACCCTAGCTTAGCTAATGTAATCTGGAGAATGCCAATACACCTTGCTGAAAACACATGGAAATAA
- a CDS encoding IS4 family transposase — MSKSTYFSSKSVFGQLISLIDDEIIKSAVVNTNSDYYVKKFKSKDHLISMLFCCFAKCNSLREVSGAMLGLSGKTKGFQLNHIPKRSTLSDANKNREVRFFEDVYNQLLSKYTNKLSDSRIKDVIKKQVKLVDSSTLSLFKDILSCVGRKSKDGKSKGGIKVHSVINADEKVPNMVWFSSAATHDHNFLKKLKCDDNTIYVFDKGYNDYKAFKHFSEYQTGFVTRIKDNANYDIIEANQIPEHQHSGVLQDQIIEVSIKENNILTKLKLRKVKFYDRENKRVFEFITNLFQLRADMIAALYKLRWQIELVFKQLKQNFPLKYFLGDNENAIKIQIYCVLIVNLLISVVKKKLTRSWAFSNLVSFCKIHLFNYIKLLHFLENPEQDWIIEDQEIKQLSLF; from the coding sequence AGTACATATTTTTCAAGTAAATCCGTATTCGGACAGCTGATTTCTTTAATAGATGATGAGATTATTAAATCGGCAGTAGTAAATACTAACTCTGATTATTATGTAAAGAAATTCAAATCCAAAGACCATCTAATAAGTATGCTTTTTTGTTGTTTTGCCAAATGTAATTCACTTCGTGAAGTATCTGGTGCAATGCTTGGCTTATCAGGGAAAACCAAAGGATTCCAATTAAATCATATCCCTAAACGTAGTACTTTATCAGATGCTAATAAAAATAGAGAAGTGAGGTTTTTCGAAGATGTCTATAATCAACTTCTTAGTAAATACACAAATAAGTTATCGGACAGCCGAATTAAAGATGTTATCAAAAAGCAAGTAAAGCTTGTTGATAGTAGCACCCTAAGCCTATTTAAGGATATATTAAGCTGTGTAGGTCGTAAATCCAAAGATGGAAAATCAAAAGGAGGTATAAAAGTTCACTCAGTGATTAATGCTGATGAAAAGGTTCCCAATATGGTGTGGTTTAGTTCAGCAGCAACACATGATCATAATTTTTTAAAGAAACTTAAATGTGATGATAATACCATTTATGTTTTTGACAAAGGGTACAATGATTACAAGGCATTTAAACATTTTTCAGAGTACCAAACTGGCTTTGTAACAAGGATAAAAGACAATGCAAATTATGATATAATAGAAGCTAATCAAATCCCTGAACACCAACATAGTGGTGTATTACAAGACCAAATCATTGAAGTTAGTATTAAAGAAAACAATATCTTAACCAAGCTTAAACTACGCAAAGTGAAATTTTATGATAGAGAAAATAAGAGAGTTTTTGAGTTTATTACTAACCTCTTTCAATTAAGAGCAGATATGATAGCTGCTTTATATAAACTTAGATGGCAAATAGAACTTGTCTTTAAACAGCTCAAACAGAATTTCCCTTTAAAGTATTTTTTAGGAGATAATGAGAATGCTATTAAAATACAGATATACTGTGTCTTAATAGTAAATTTACTTATATCTGTAGTTAAGAAAAAGCTTACACGAAGTTGGGCTTTTTCAAACTTGGTGAGTTTTTGTAAGATTCACCTGTTTAACTACATTAAACTATTACATTTCTTAGAAAACCCTGAACAAGATTGGATTATTGAAGATCAAGAGATAAAACAGCTCTCTTTGTTCTGA
- a CDS encoding IS1182 family transposase, whose protein sequence is MAKQSPRFKYYAQNQMSLIPHSLDDFIPKLHPVRIINTVIDKLDLESLYDSYSKCGGISYHPKMLLKVLIYGYLNNVYSSRKLEQACLENVHYMWLSGMSYPDHNTINRFRSSKLKDYIEQIFTQIVELFIAEGFISIEEAYIDGTKIEANANKFTFVWKKAISNYKEKMVQQILEIWGYADSIARQESELPPPPDFKKIDAETINQAIDTLNAALKDNPDVDQKVKNKLKYISKEYPTKIQEYQEHEAILEDRNSYSKTDKDATFMRMKEDHMNSGFLKAGYNVQISTNNQYILAYSIHSNPTDTTTLIPHLEKFKENYGEYPKSVIADAGYGSQENYTYLEDQQIKAFVKYNTFEQEQVEKKTRKNAKQSTKPFATDKLFYQHKGDYFVCPMGQEMHYIGDTTKATTTGFIQTLRQYQAKNCQGCPLNGVCHKAKGNRTIEINFELQRHRKKASKLLTTKEGVDKRTQRCHDVETVFGNIKQNHGFRRFMLRGKEKVAIEWGLLAIAQNIRKRAA, encoded by the coding sequence ATGGCAAAACAATCCCCTAGATTTAAATACTACGCTCAGAATCAAATGAGCTTAATTCCTCATTCCTTAGATGATTTTATCCCTAAGTTACATCCTGTACGTATTATTAATACAGTAATAGATAAGTTAGACTTAGAAAGCTTATATGATAGCTACTCTAAATGTGGTGGTATCAGTTATCATCCAAAGATGTTACTAAAGGTTCTAATTTATGGTTACCTAAACAATGTGTACAGTAGTCGCAAGCTTGAGCAAGCCTGTTTAGAGAATGTTCATTATATGTGGTTAAGTGGTATGTCCTACCCAGACCACAATACAATTAATCGTTTTCGCTCTTCAAAACTTAAGGATTATATAGAGCAAATCTTTACTCAGATTGTTGAGTTATTCATAGCGGAAGGTTTTATTAGTATTGAAGAGGCTTATATTGATGGAACTAAAATCGAGGCCAATGCTAATAAATTCACCTTTGTTTGGAAGAAAGCTATTTCAAATTATAAAGAAAAGATGGTTCAGCAGATTCTAGAAATATGGGGTTATGCAGACTCTATTGCCAGACAAGAAAGTGAACTTCCACCACCCCCAGACTTTAAGAAAATAGATGCAGAGACTATAAATCAAGCCATTGACACATTAAATGCAGCGTTAAAAGACAATCCAGATGTTGACCAGAAAGTAAAGAACAAACTTAAGTATATCAGCAAAGAGTACCCTACAAAAATTCAAGAGTACCAAGAGCATGAAGCTATACTAGAAGATCGCAATTCTTATTCTAAAACAGATAAGGATGCTACTTTTATGCGTATGAAGGAAGATCATATGAATAGTGGTTTTCTAAAAGCAGGCTACAATGTTCAAATATCAACCAACAATCAATATATCCTTGCCTATAGTATACATTCAAACCCAACTGATACAACTACATTAATACCTCACTTAGAAAAATTCAAAGAGAATTATGGCGAATATCCAAAGTCTGTTATAGCAGACGCAGGGTATGGTAGTCAAGAAAATTACACCTATTTAGAGGATCAACAAATTAAAGCTTTTGTGAAGTATAATACTTTTGAGCAAGAACAAGTAGAAAAAAAAACCAGGAAGAATGCTAAGCAAAGTACAAAGCCTTTTGCAACAGATAAATTATTTTACCAACACAAAGGTGATTATTTTGTATGTCCTATGGGACAAGAAATGCACTATATTGGAGATACAACAAAAGCTACAACTACAGGCTTTATCCAAACATTAAGGCAATATCAAGCTAAAAATTGTCAAGGTTGTCCTTTAAATGGTGTATGCCATAAAGCAAAAGGCAATCGGACTATAGAAATAAACTTTGAATTACAACGACACCGAAAAAAAGCAAGTAAATTACTCACTACAAAAGAAGGTGTTGACAAGCGTACACAAAGGTGTCACGATGTAGAAACAGTTTTCGGAAACATTAAACAGAACCATGGGTTCCGCCGATTTATGCTTCGTGGTAAGGAAAAAGTCGCAATAGAATGGGGATTATTGGCAATTGCACAAAATATTAGAAAGAGAGCTGCCTAA
- a CDS encoding 3-oxoacyl-ACP synthase III family protein: MFRSKISGLGYYVPENIVTNDDLAKVMDTNNEWIVERTGIQERRHTVLEEDTTSGMGVKASKIAMDRAGVEAKDIDFVVFATLSPDYYFPGPGVMLQKELGLNTVAALDIRAQCSGFIYALSVADQYIKTGMYKTILVVGAEVHSKGLDMSTRGRGVSVIFGDGAGAAILTRSENDGQGLLSTHIHSQGEHAEELALIAPGMGGRWVSDILKDNNPDDESYYPHMNGQFVFKNAVVRFSEVINEGLEANGLDVSNINMLIPHQANLRISQFIQQKFKLTDDQVFNNIQKYGNTTAASVPIALTEAWEAGKIKEGDLVVLAAFGSGFTWGSVIIKW; encoded by the coding sequence ATGTTTAGATCAAAGATTAGCGGATTAGGTTATTATGTCCCTGAGAATATCGTTACAAATGATGACTTAGCAAAGGTGATGGATACAAACAATGAATGGATTGTTGAGCGTACAGGTATTCAGGAGAGAAGACATACCGTTTTAGAAGAAGATACTACATCTGGTATGGGAGTTAAAGCTTCTAAAATAGCTATGGACAGAGCAGGAGTTGAAGCAAAAGATATTGACTTTGTAGTATTTGCTACTCTAAGTCCAGATTACTACTTTCCTGGACCGGGAGTAATGTTGCAAAAAGAATTGGGATTAAATACAGTAGCAGCATTAGATATTAGAGCTCAGTGTTCAGGATTTATTTATGCATTATCTGTTGCTGATCAATATATAAAAACAGGAATGTATAAAACGATACTAGTCGTTGGAGCAGAAGTACATTCTAAAGGGTTAGATATGTCAACTAGAGGTAGAGGTGTATCTGTAATATTTGGGGATGGAGCAGGAGCTGCGATATTAACTCGTTCTGAAAATGATGGACAAGGCTTGTTATCTACGCATATCCATTCACAAGGTGAGCATGCAGAAGAGCTTGCCTTAATAGCTCCAGGTATGGGGGGACGTTGGGTATCTGATATATTGAAAGACAATAATCCTGATGATGAGTCATATTATCCACATATGAATGGACAGTTTGTCTTTAAGAATGCAGTGGTTCGTTTTAGTGAAGTTATTAATGAAGGCCTTGAGGCAAATGGTCTTGATGTATCTAATATTAATATGTTAATACCACATCAAGCTAACTTGAGAATATCTCAATTTATTCAACAGAAGTTTAAGTTGACAGATGATCAAGTATTTAATAATATTCAGAAGTATGGAAATACTACTGCAGCGTCAGTACCTATTGCGTTGACTGAAGCTTGGGAAGCAGGTAAAATAAAAGAAGGAGATTTGGTTGTATTAGCAGCTTTTGGTAGTGGATTTACTTGGGGTAGCGTAATAATAAAATGGTAA
- a CDS encoding alpha/beta hydrolase family protein, with protein sequence MKIIRTTLLSLFLITSMYAQENVAYQKPSQEILELADFERAPSISMDNKMEYMLLTYRSTYKTLMDLNVNEMKLAGLRIDVNTNISSTVTYTTNLKVRKINDTQEIQVKGLPANPRITNITWSPDQSKIAFTNTAINGVELWILDVKTAQATKLTDANLNANLGNPITWFRDSQSLLINQIPSNRPALIDTSKNLPNGPIVSVSEGVVSQNRTYQDLLKNKTDETNFETLVTSEIYKIDLQGKKSLFKKGDLYVGYNFSPNGEYLMVTTLEKPFSYLVSLNRFPMKTVVYDNAGNLIKEVNDIPLSEIMPKGFMATREGKRNMGWRADKPASIYFVEALDGGDPAKQVAYRDEVFTWDAPFSNAPTSIVKLSQRYGGITWGDNNLALVNDQWYDTRNTRTFIIDPSKFNDAPVKIEDRNSQDVYSDPGTFELKRNEYDRYVLAKENNKLFLIGKGFTAKGQFPFIDEFDLKSLKTKRLYQSNYTDKKETIQSIEDFKKGLVLVSIQSATEYPNYYFRNINKKNDLKAITSFKNPFSSLNGVHKEVIKYKREDGLELSGTLYLPAGYDIKAKKEKLPLLIWAYPAEYKDKNSAAQVTHNPNEFTFPSYGSFIYWVTKGYAVLDDAAFPIVGEGTEEPNDTYVQQLVANGKAAIDAVDALGYIDRKKVAVGGHSYGAFMTANLLTHSDLFAAGIARSGAYNRTLTPFGFQSEQRNYWEVPEVYNTMSPFMNAGKMKTPMLLVHGEADNNPGTFTLQTERYFQALKGLGAPVRMVILPKESHGYAAKENIFHLLWEQDQFLEKNVKNKK encoded by the coding sequence ATGAAGATCATCAGAACTACACTATTATCACTTTTTTTGATTACATCTATGTATGCACAAGAGAACGTTGCTTATCAAAAGCCTTCCCAAGAAATCCTTGAATTAGCAGACTTCGAGAGAGCTCCTTCTATTTCTATGGATAATAAAATGGAGTATATGTTGCTTACTTACAGAAGTACATATAAAACATTGATGGATTTGAATGTAAATGAAATGAAACTTGCAGGTTTACGTATAGACGTAAATACTAATATTTCTAGTACTGTAACTTACACAACAAACCTTAAAGTTCGCAAGATAAACGACACTCAAGAAATACAAGTTAAAGGATTACCTGCTAATCCAAGAATTACAAATATCACTTGGTCTCCTGACCAATCTAAAATTGCCTTTACTAACACTGCTATTAATGGTGTAGAATTATGGATATTAGATGTTAAGACTGCACAAGCAACAAAGCTTACAGATGCTAACCTAAATGCCAATCTAGGTAATCCAATTACTTGGTTTAGAGATAGTCAATCTTTATTGATTAACCAAATTCCTTCTAATAGACCTGCCTTAATTGACACTTCTAAAAATCTACCTAATGGACCAATAGTATCAGTAAGTGAAGGTGTTGTATCTCAGAATAGAACATATCAAGATTTATTAAAAAATAAAACAGATGAAACTAACTTCGAAACACTAGTTACTTCTGAAATTTATAAAATAGACTTACAAGGTAAAAAATCACTTTTCAAAAAGGGAGACTTATATGTAGGCTACAATTTTTCTCCTAATGGAGAGTACTTAATGGTTACTACGTTAGAAAAACCTTTTTCGTACTTAGTATCATTAAATCGCTTCCCGATGAAAACTGTGGTTTATGACAATGCTGGTAATCTAATCAAAGAAGTTAATGATATTCCACTAAGTGAAATCATGCCTAAAGGTTTTATGGCTACTCGTGAAGGGAAAAGAAATATGGGATGGAGAGCTGACAAACCAGCTAGTATCTATTTCGTAGAAGCACTTGATGGTGGAGATCCTGCTAAACAAGTAGCTTATAGAGATGAAGTGTTTACATGGGATGCTCCTTTTAGTAATGCTCCTACGTCAATCGTTAAATTATCTCAACGTTATGGTGGTATTACTTGGGGGGATAACAATCTAGCTTTAGTAAACGATCAATGGTACGATACTAGAAATACTAGAACATTCATTATTGACCCATCAAAATTTAACGATGCTCCTGTAAAAATAGAAGACAGAAATTCACAAGATGTTTATAGCGATCCTGGTACATTTGAATTAAAAAGAAATGAATACGATCGTTATGTTCTAGCTAAGGAGAATAATAAACTATTCTTAATAGGAAAAGGATTTACTGCTAAAGGACAATTTCCTTTTATTGATGAATTTGATTTGAAATCTTTAAAAACAAAAAGATTATATCAATCTAATTATACTGATAAAAAAGAAACTATTCAGTCTATAGAAGATTTTAAAAAAGGATTAGTATTAGTATCTATACAATCGGCTACTGAATACCCTAATTACTATTTTAGAAATATCAATAAAAAGAATGACTTAAAGGCCATCACATCATTTAAAAACCCTTTCTCTTCTTTAAATGGAGTACATAAAGAGGTTATTAAATATAAAAGAGAGGATGGTTTAGAATTATCAGGTACTTTATATTTACCTGCAGGATACGACATCAAAGCTAAAAAAGAAAAATTACCTTTATTAATATGGGCTTACCCAGCAGAATATAAAGATAAAAATAGCGCTGCTCAAGTAACACATAACCCTAATGAATTTACATTTCCGTCTTATGGTTCATTCATATACTGGGTAACCAAAGGATATGCTGTATTAGATGATGCTGCATTCCCTATCGTTGGAGAAGGTACAGAAGAGCCTAATGACACCTATGTCCAACAATTAGTCGCAAATGGTAAGGCTGCTATTGATGCTGTAGATGCCTTAGGTTATATTGACAGAAAGAAAGTAGCTGTAGGAGGACACTCTTATGGAGCTTTTATGACTGCTAATTTATTGACTCACTCAGATCTATTTGCTGCTGGTATCGCACGTAGTGGAGCTTACAATAGAACATTAACTCCTTTTGGATTCCAATCAGAACAAAGAAACTATTGGGAAGTACCTGAAGTATATAATACAATGTCTCCATTTATGAATGCTGGTAAAATGAAAACTCCAATGCTATTAGTACACGGAGAGGCTGATAATAACCCTGGAACATTTACTTTACAAACAGAACGCTATTTCCAAGCTTTAAAAGGACTAGGAGCGCCAGTAAGAATGGTTATCCTTCCTAAAGAGAGTCACGGATACGCAGCTAAAGAAAATATCTTCCACCTATTATGGGAACAGGATCAATTTTTAGAGAAAAACGTAAAGAACAAAAAATAA
- a CDS encoding helix-turn-helix domain-containing protein: MKTLLYAVIMYVITKIILGYRMSTSLLQFQKLIDSKINILNRKYKKLEVDNSNSFLESEVFKETSDRRQDNVVNLSRFMTHRISSNKNLVTNKRTAVSSFLNDVEKDFMTVAALEISDEKEYMSKQMKKKIAIRIKDFENNKLFLDRDMCLNALSAKMKVNHRYLSYYIKKYKEKDFSSYIGELRIGYIVECLEHNPDYLKFKINYLAEQSGFASHSRFTITFKKVMGISPSMFIDQIKKRRAIIGEI, from the coding sequence ATGAAAACCTTATTGTATGCTGTTATTATGTATGTAATAACAAAAATAATTCTTGGGTATAGAATGTCTACATCATTATTACAATTTCAAAAATTAATTGATTCAAAGATTAATATTTTGAATAGAAAATACAAGAAATTGGAGGTAGATAATAGTAACTCATTTTTAGAAAGTGAAGTTTTTAAAGAGACTTCTGATAGAAGACAAGATAATGTGGTTAATCTTTCAAGATTTATGACACATAGAATTAGCTCTAATAAGAACTTAGTAACTAATAAAAGAACAGCTGTATCATCATTTTTAAACGATGTAGAAAAGGATTTTATGACAGTAGCTGCATTAGAGATATCAGATGAAAAGGAGTATATGTCTAAGCAAATGAAAAAAAAGATAGCTATTAGAATTAAAGATTTTGAAAATAATAAACTTTTTTTAGACAGAGATATGTGTTTGAATGCTTTATCTGCTAAAATGAAGGTAAATCATCGCTATCTTTCATATTATATTAAAAAATATAAGGAGAAAGACTTTTCTAGCTACATAGGTGAACTGAGAATAGGTTATATTGTTGAATGTTTAGAACACAATCCAGATTATTTAAAATTTAAGATTAATTATCTAGCAGAGCAGAGCGGTTTTGCTTCTCATAGTCGTTTTACCATTACTTTTAAGAAGGTTATGGGAATATCTCCTTCAATGTTTATCGATCAGATCAAGAAAAGACGGGCTATTATAGGTGAAATATGA